From Rubrivirga sp. SAORIC476, a single genomic window includes:
- a CDS encoding MBL fold metallo-hydrolase, translated as MPLTVQSFVVSPFAENTYVLSSQGEAAIVDPGTASRAERQAVEAYLEAAGLTVRHLLLTHGHLDHVFGCAHFARRFPEAEHGGWQMHPADDPLLANAVIQGELFGVRVDPPPPAAHALAAGDTVRLGDVALRVLHVPGHSPGSVAFYDEAGGLLIGGDVLFQGSIGRTDLWEGDLDTLLASIRDEVLTLPDETVVLSGHGARTTVGAERRTNPFLQDLR; from the coding sequence ATGCCCCTCACCGTCCAGTCCTTCGTCGTCAGCCCGTTCGCCGAGAACACGTACGTGCTCTCCTCGCAGGGCGAGGCCGCGATCGTGGACCCGGGCACGGCGTCGCGCGCCGAGCGCCAGGCGGTCGAGGCGTACCTGGAGGCCGCCGGGCTGACGGTCCGGCACCTGCTGCTCACGCACGGTCACCTGGACCACGTGTTCGGCTGCGCCCACTTCGCCCGGCGCTTCCCCGAGGCGGAGCACGGCGGCTGGCAGATGCATCCTGCCGACGACCCGCTGTTGGCCAACGCGGTCATCCAGGGCGAGCTGTTCGGCGTCCGCGTGGACCCGCCGCCGCCGGCCGCGCACGCCCTGGCCGCCGGCGACACCGTCCGCCTCGGCGACGTGGCGCTCCGGGTGCTCCACGTGCCCGGCCACTCGCCCGGCTCGGTCGCCTTCTACGACGAGGCGGGCGGCCTCCTGATCGGCGGCGACGTGCTCTTCCAGGGCTCCATCGGGCGGACTGACCTCTGGGAGGGCGACCTCGACACGCTGCTGGCCTCCATCCGCGACGAGGTCCTCACCCTGCCCGACGAGACGGTGGTCCTGTCGGGACACGGCGCGCGGACCACCGTCGGCGCCGAGCGGCGGACGAACCCGTTCCTGCAGGACCTCCGGTGA